GGAGAAAACGAAAGAGCCACCCCAACGGGGTGGCTCTTTCGACTCTATGGTGGAGCTGAGGGGACTCGAACCCCTGACCCCCTGCATGCCATGCAGGTGCGCTACCAGCTGCGCCACAGCCCCATATCCTCGCTGCTCCGCGAACCGTGAACCGGCCTGAAAATCTCCTCCGGTTTTCGGATTCCTCCGAAGCAACTCAAATATCTTAGAACAGCATTTCCGAAAATTCCAAATCGGGCATATTCAGTTGGTTTGTGCCCTAAAGCCTAGGATTCCTCGACGGCGGGAGTCTTCGCCGAGGCGTCGTCACCGAGTTCCAGATCCACTACCGGGCAGTCTTTCCACAGGCGTTCCAGGGCGTAGAAGACCCTGTCTTCGGAGTGCTGGACGTGCACCACGATGTCGGCGTAGTCCAACAGGACCCAGCGGCCTTCGGACCGTCCTTCGCGGCGGACCGGGCGCAGGTCCTGCTTGAGCAGCTCTTCCTCGATGCCGTCGACGATGGCATTGACCTGGCGTTCGGTCGGGGCCGAGGCGATCAGGAAGACGTCGGTCAGGGCCAGACGTTCGCTGACGTCCAAGGCGATGATGTCCTCGGCCAGCTTGTCCGCTGCCGCGCGGGCGGCGTGGCGGGCCAAGAGGACGGATTGTTCATGTGCAGTCACGGGACTCCTTGTATGCGGCTTCGAGAATAAACGAAGCCTGTTTGGTGGCAAAAGCCGTTATAGTCAGCGGGAAAGTCCGCTGGTGATCATGATGATGCCCGCAATCAGGGCGATGGCTCCGATGCCAACGAGTCCGAGGACCAGTAGCCGGGTACGCTGGGCGCGCCCGAGTCCCGCCGTCGCGGCGTCGAGCGGTTCAAGTCCGTAAGCCGAACTTGCCGAAATAGGCGGATGTTCGGCCGCTTCACCGAAGGCATCGCCGTCCGAGACGGAGTCCGACGCGGGGAGTCGACCTGCCGCTTTCGCAGCGGCCTCTGCGCGTGCCAGCACTCCTGCGCGGCCGCGCAGGCTGCGGGACTTGCCCGACGCCGATTGCCCGGGCTTCAGTTTCGGCGCAGGTGAGGTCACGAGAGGAACAAAGGTGGTGCCGGGCGGCTTCATGACCGGACGCTCGAGTCCCGGAACCTTCACGAATTCCAGGGGCGTCACCATGGCCAGGTTGCTGGCCACGGAAGGTTCAGCGCGGACCGGACCAGAAGGACGGCTGTTCTGCTCGGCAA
This genomic interval from Arthrobacter sp. FW306-2-2C-D06B contains the following:
- the rsfS gene encoding ribosome silencing factor, yielding MTAHEQSVLLARHAARAAADKLAEDIIALDVSERLALTDVFLIASAPTERQVNAIVDGIEEELLKQDLRPVRREGRSEGRWVLLDYADIVVHVQHSEDRVFYALERLWKDCPVVDLELGDDASAKTPAVEES